The bacterium genome contains the following window.
CGTCGAGACCCCGACCGTGCCCCAGCGGCCTTCGCGGTCGCCGGACTCGATGAGCACGCGCACCTGCGCCGCCGTGCCCGCCTCCGCGGTGAGCACGCGCACCTTGTAGTCGACCAGCTCCATCTCGCGCAGCGTCGGATAGAAGCCGTAGAGCGCCTTGCGCAGCGCCGAGTCCAGCGCGTTGACCGGGCCCTTCCCCTCGGCGGCCGTGTGCTCGGTCTTGCCGCCGACGACCAGCTTGACGGTCGCCTCCGAGATCGGCTCCTCGCGCTCCTTGCGCTTCTCGATGATCACCCGCGCCCCCTTGAGCTCGAAGAAGCGCCGCTCCAGCCCCAGGATGCGCTTCATGAGCAGCTCGAAGGAGGCCTCGGCGCCCTCGAACTGGAAGCCGCGCCCCTCGAGCTCCTTGAGGTGCGCGAGGATCGCCAGCGCCTTCGGGTCCTTCGACTTGAGGTCGATGCCGAACGCCGCGGCCTTGTGCAGCACGCTCGCGCTCCCCGAGTAGTCCGAGACGAGCACGCGCTGGCGGTTGCCGACGTCCTCGGGCCGCACGTGCTCGTAGGTCAGGGCGTTGCGCAGGATCGCGCTGACGTGCACCCCCGCCTTGTGGGCGAACGCCGAGTCGCCGACGTACGGCTGGTGCTTCCAGGAGGGCATGTTCGCCAGTTCGGAGACGAAGCGCGAGAGTTCGCGCAGCCGTGCGAGCGACTCCGGCGGCACGCAGTGCAGGCCCAGCTTGAGCTGGAGCGTCGGCACGATCGAGCAGAGGTTGGCGTTGCCGCAGCGCTCGCCGTAGCCGTTGACCGTGGCGTGCACCTGGTCGCAGCCGGCGGCGACCGCCGCGACCGAGTTGGCGACCGCCATCTCGGCGTCGTTGTGGACGTGGATGCCGAGGCGCGCGTGCGGCAGGTGCCGGCGAACCGCGCGGACGACCTCGACCAGCTCGCCGGTGACCATGCCGCCGTTGGTGTCGCAGAGCACGAGCCAGTCGGCGCCGGCGGCCGCCGCGGCGTCCAGCGTCGCCAGCGCGTGCTCGCGGCTGCCGCGGAACCCGTCGAAGAAGTGCTCCGCGTCGTAGACGACCTCGCCGACCTCGGCCTTGAGGAAGGCCACCGAGTCGGCGATCATCGCCAGGTTCTCCTCCACCGGCACCCGCAGGACCTCGCGCACGTGCAGGTCCCAGCTCTTGCCGAAGATCGCCACCGCCGGCGTGCCGGCGGCCACGAGCGCCCGCAGCGTCTCGTCCTCGGCGGCGGCGCGGCGCGCGCGGCGGGTCGAGCCGAACGCCACGACCCGCGCGTGCTTCAGCGGCAGGCGGCGGACCCGCTCGAAGTAGGTCGAGTCCTTGGGGTTCGCGCCCGGCCAGCCGCCCTCGATGTAGTGGACGCCGAACTCGTCG
Protein-coding sequences here:
- the cimA gene encoding citramalate synthase yields the protein MRHERRVQLYDTTLRDGAQAEDIAFSVEDKLRITRQLDEFGVHYIEGGWPGANPKDSTYFERVRRLPLKHARVVAFGSTRRARRAAAEDETLRALVAAGTPAVAIFGKSWDLHVREVLRVPVEENLAMIADSVAFLKAEVGEVVYDAEHFFDGFRGSREHALATLDAAAAAGADWLVLCDTNGGMVTGELVEVVRAVRRHLPHARLGIHVHNDAEMAVANSVAAVAAGCDQVHATVNGYGERCGNANLCSIVPTLQLKLGLHCVPPESLARLRELSRFVSELANMPSWKHQPYVGDSAFAHKAGVHVSAILRNALTYEHVRPEDVGNRQRVLVSDYSGSASVLHKAAAFGIDLKSKDPKALAILAHLKELEGRGFQFEGAEASFELLMKRILGLERRFFELKGARVIIEKRKEREEPISEATVKLVVGGKTEHTAAEGKGPVNALDSALRKALYGFYPTLREMELVDYKVRVLTAEAGTAAQVRVLIESGDREGRWGTVGVSTNIIEASWQALVDAIEYKLHKDRAAE